The following nucleotide sequence is from Leopardus geoffroyi isolate Oge1 chromosome D4, O.geoffroyi_Oge1_pat1.0, whole genome shotgun sequence.
atatttgttgaattaaattgtaTTAAAGCAGCAAGAAGGGCACAGTTTgagaatttctaaaatatttttttccctattttttattatgaaaaatttctaaCATAACTGAAATTGTTGAAGGATAGTATAGTGATCATCAACTACCCTTCACCTAGATTCAACAATTGTTTACATTttgctgcatttaaaaaatctcctggggcacctgggtagctctgttggttaagtgtctgactttagctcaggtcatggtcttgtagtctgtgggtttgagccccacgtcgggctctgtgctaacagcttggaacctggagcctgtttcagattctgttgtctccctctctctctgagcctcccctactcgtgctctggcttgctctctctctctgtcaaaaataaagaaaaaattgtttttaatctcttatttttttgcTGAACCATATACAAGGAAGTTGCAGACATCCTTAACACTATACTTTTATATACTTGAGCAtgcatctcttaaaaataagatattctcCTGAGTAACCACAGGATTTTTGCATCATTCTTGTAGGGATCAGGGTAATAATAATGGCATACTggctctatcatctatctaccacTTGTGTGGCCCTGAGCAAATTACTCAGCatccccgagcctcagtttcctgggctgcagagcacTTGTTTCAGAGAGATATTATGAAGAGGGAATGTTTAAAGTTCCTAGAAGCACACCAGGCACCATTTTTAGTTTATAACCTGTTTCTCCATATGATACTCAACTGTGGTGAATAATACCATACCTACTCTTGTTCCTAGAGTTGGAAACTTTTACCTTATTTTCCCCAATTGTGATGAACAAATCTTGTGTTTCTGCCTCGTAACATGTCCCAAACTTGTCCTGTTCTTTCTATTGCTACTACATTTCCTGCCTACCAACAACTTCGTTGTCTCTCTTCATCTAGTCCTATCCCCGtgtcctcatttttttccttactgcTGGAGTTTatgttctcaaatataaatattatcataATAGGAGCTTAAACtcctatttaaaacttttcccaACACCTACAGTGCAAAGTCTAAGTTTCTTGACTCTGGCTTTTGTGTACCTTTTGTCTCTGCAGCTTTATCTCTCATTTTACCcattctccacctctccccacctcactgAACACACAGACACAGTCCCCCAGACTGTAGGAAGCCATGAGTAACTCTCTAAATGTACTCTTCGTTAtacacctctgtgcctttgcttggTTGGCACCTTCTATCTGGAACTCCACCCCACCCACCATCCTCTTTATGTCTGGCAAATACtcgtctctcccctccccagcccctcaacTTGCCTTTCAAGACTAGGTGCAGGTATCTAACTCCTCAAtcgtttcttctctttttgtcccCCCCTCCACATTGTATAGTCTTCTAGCATAACACCCATTACATTTTTGGACAGCCATTTGCTTGCACGTCTGCTTCATTCTGCTAGGTTAGGAAGTTCTTGAGGGTACACAttagattttattccttttgtattTCTGGTACCTAATATGTTGCTTGTACCAGGATGATAAATGTAGATATCGTGTCCACTTTTTATGGGTGAAAAAAATCTGAGGTTCAGAGAATATGCTTTATGTGCCCAAGTAATAGCACTAATTAATGAAGTATTCAGGTCTTTAAGAGCCCATTTCAGTACTGTTTTCATTGACTGTAATACTTCTTACAATTGCAATCATTTATTCAGTGATTCTGTTCTTAGTCTATGGACCTAGAGCCCCCTAGAGGATGTTAGAGTTCCCACATGAAGTCTACaaagttatatatattaattgTCTGTAAACTGAGTTAATATGATTTTATGGGTATATGTCTGTATGTCACCAGTTATTTTTTGAATGTACCCAGATACTTTTGTTATTAACAATGAATCATCTTACATCTTTTGAGAAGAGAGCAATATGAGGGCCTTCATGATACAGGAGATTTAGAATAATAGCTTCGTGTGGTTTGCTTCGTGTGTTTAGAATAACAGCTTCGTGTGGGAATTGATAAAGTATAAGAGAGTGGTCTTTGGAAGCAATAAGATTCAGGCTAGATGGTAATATCTGAAATTTTCCTAGTTTTCAGTAgttcattaaaataagaaaattaaaaaaattcctgaaatgaaaattattaattgCTAAACCTGTTTATGTCAggcagctttaaattttttttttttttaacgtttatttatttttgagacagagagagacagagcatgaacggggggagggtcagagagagagggagacacagaatcggaagcaggctccaggctctgagccatcagcccagagcccgacgcggaggctcgaactcacggacggcgagatcgtgacctgagctgaagtcggccgtctaaccgactgagccacccaggcgcccctgtcaggcagctttaaaaaacatttctagcTGCTACCATAatgtttaattctgtttttttggtcttagcaccaaaaaaaaatttcaatatatgaacagttttttttttttttttaattttttaatgtttatttttgacagagagagagagagtgagcgagcatgagcgggggaggggcagagagagagggagacacagaatccgaagcaggctccaggccttgagctgtcagcacagagcctgacgcagggcctgaactcccagactgcgagatcatgacatgagcagaagtcagttgctcaaccgacttagccacccgggcgccccatatgTGAACAGTTTTTATTGGATCTGTAAACATATTGAGAGCTTTGAGGTCTGGGTTGTCATCTCCGTTAAAATGTGAATTCACTACAAATGTATTGTTTTATCAATTCCAAATCCTTTAAGGTCACTCATGAATCTGATTGGCTGGGACAACTTTTTtcctagctttattgagatataattgacatataacattgtgtaagtttaaagtacataatatgatgatttgatacacaaaCGTATTGCAAAGGTTAATAAGGTTAATTAACACCTCCTTTACCTCATATAATTACCGTTTTGTTGTTGTAGTTATGATAAGGACATTGAAGCTATACTGTCATAGtaattttcaagtgtacaatcgtaatgttaattcttttttttttttttttttttttttttcaacgtttatttatttttgggacagagagagacagagcatgaacgggggaggggcagagagagagggagacacagaatcagaaacaggctccaggctccgagccatcagcccagagcctgacgcggggctcgaactcacggaccgcgagatcgtgacctggctgaagtcggacgctcaaccgactgcgccacccaggcgccccaattctttttttttttaagtttacttattattcgagagagagagtgagagagagcatgagcagggggagggcagagagagagggagagagagcaagccccaagcaggctctgtgctgtcagtgctgagccctaCTTGggtctcagtctcatgaactgtgagatcatgaccggagctggagtcaagagttggacactcaactgactgagccacccaggcgcccccataatgcTAGTTcttaatagaattatttttcttttttttttttttttttttttaaatgttttttttcaacgtttatttatttttgggacagagagagacagagcatgaacgggggaggggcagagagagagggagacacagaatcagaaacaggctccaggctctgagccatcagcccagagcctgatgcggggctcgaactcacggacccgagatcgtgacctggctgaagtcggacacttaaccgactgcgccacccaggcgcccctagaattatttttctaacttattgACAGTGTGCTACCTGGACATACGATGTTGTATTGTGTTATATGGGCCACAGGCACTTGTGTCGTTGATATAAATCATTTGTGGTTTGGGGCTACACTGATTACTATCGTTGATATAAAACATCATCACAGAGGGGCTATGAGCTGAGTGCTTTGTGTCACTCTACCCCGTGTCCCCTGGGAAGGTCTGAGACTAGGGCCAAAAGTGGCCCCAACAGGGTCCTCCCTGAGTTTCAGGGAGGTGAGTTCCCAGAGATTGGGTCTTCGCTTGAGGTCAGACTGGGCAGGAGATGCTCTGGACCCCACCCTTGGGGAGGAGGCAGATGCCTCCTTAGCTGGAGGTTGGAACAGATTTGCGGCCAGCAAGTGAGTTTAGTGGCTGACCCTGAGGTACCCTGCCCAGGGACCTCATAACCCAATTCACACTACTctcccctgtttaaaaaaaagatgtggtctGGCAGGCCTAGGTTCAAGGGCATGCATAACTTaaataataatgctttaaaatatgtgtgCTATTTCTATTTGTTTAGCTACTAGATAAACAAGAATTGTGTGAGTTTATTCCTGtggcaaatatttgtttaattctttaaaaaattttttttaattctagagtGAGAGTGGGAGTAGGGAgaagggagacggagagagagagaatctcaagcaggctctgtgctcagtgctgagcctgatgcggtgcttgatcccaggaccctggaatAATGATCTGatccaaaataaagagttggacgctcaaccgaatgagccatccaggtgctccaaatatttgttcaatCCTTGCTATGAACCAGGCCCTCTCCTCAGCCCTGAAGTTACAGCTGtgagtgaataaaacagacaagcCTTGGCCCTGGTGGCTCTTACCTTTAAGTGGGGAACCATACATACTCTAAGCATAATGAACATGCTAGTAGCTGTCTGTAATTTAATGCTAGACAGAGGCAAGTACTTTTTGAAAAGACTGGAAAAGGGAATAGGAAGGGATGGTTTCTATTTTAGGAGTTATCTGAGAAGGCCTTTCTAAATAGAAATTTGAGCAGAGAGACCTAAATGAAAGTACTAGCCTTGCAAAGATACCTAAAGGAATAGCGTTCCAGACAGAGATCATCAAATGCAGGGGCTTTGAAGAAGGGGCATGCTTGGCCTGTTCaagcaaggaagccagtgtgTCTGGAGCTGTGTGAGCAAGGGTAGAATGGTAGGAGATGAGGTTGGAGAAGTAGCCAGGGGGTAGACCTTCAGATTTCattctaaatgtaaaataaggCTTTGGATGGTTTCTAGTAAGGGAATAAGGTGATCTGACTGACTTTTAAAGGATGCTCTGTGCTAGGTAGAGAATGGACTCTAGTAGTAACAAGAAAGGAAGCAGGGAAATCAGGAAGTGGTGGTTATAGACCTTtgggtgagagatgatggtggaggaggtggtgagaagtaGTCAGATTGGAGATGTATTTTAAAGATAgagtcaaaaaataataataaaaaaaagtcaacaggTTAGGTTGATTGCAATGTAAAAAGGAGCAGTCAAGGAAATTCTAGTGCTAATAAATAGACACTAGATTTGAAGGAAATACACAAGGTTTTTACTGAGGGTGTCTCTGAGCAGTGGCCTTATTAGGAACTTTCCTTTTTGCTTATCTGTATTtaccagtgtttctttttttttttttttttttaattttttttaacgtttatttatttttgagacagagagagacagagcatgaacaggggaggggcagagagagagggagacacagaatctgaaacaggctccaggctctgagctctcagcacagagcccgacgcgaggctcgaactcacagaccgtgagatcatgacctgagctgaagtcggatgcttgaccgaccgagccacccaggcgccccatcagtgtTTCTATACTGAACCTGTAATGCTTCTGCaataaatatatagattattttaaaattagagttAATCATAGTACTAAATGTAGCCtcgttcttttgttttttgttaattttatttttgagtgcgtgagagagagagtgcaagtggaggagggggcagacagagagggagacagaggatctaaggcaggctccgtgctgacagcagagagcctgatgcggggcttgaactcataaattgtgagatcacgacctgagccgaagtcagacacttaactgactgagccgtccaggcacccctaaatgtagCCTAATTCTTAATGTATTCTCCTACCCCTTttgattttggaaaacaatttaagtgacatcaaatttttaaatttgtctttttcctcttaGTGATTGTACCTGCCCTGCATTTGAAGATGGTGAAGCTGGATATTCATACTCTGGCCCATCACCTCAAGCAGGAACGATTATATGTAAACTCTGAGAAACAGCTCATTCAGAGGCTAAATGCAGATGTACTTAAGACGGCTGAAAAGTTGTATCGGACAGCGTGGATTGCTAAGCAACAGAGAATTAATTTGGACCGGCTTATCATAACCAggtaaagaaaaagttttatgaACCACTGTAGTTCTGTGCTCACTGGTAACTGTAAATAATCTATTTCCTACAAAGTGCATGGTTTCAGACAGTTTGAGTCAACATTAAGGTGAGTTTTTGTCTATTAATTAAGCACTGTTACAGAGAATTACACCTTtagtgttaatattttatacCACATCAATTAATTTTGTCTCtttatatatgtaacattttattgtTGCTGAGAGTAAATTATCTTGTGttctactttttttcatttttttaagtaggctccatacccatcatggggcttgaactcatgacctgagatcaagagtttcatgctctaccaAGTGAGGAAGCTAGGCACCTCTCTGCTTTCCTAAtattactgttgttattttagagatgaaaaaattttttttgtaaatttatttatttattttgagagagagagagagtgcgtgcgtgcTTGTGCGTGCGTGCTTGTGCGTGCGTGCTTGTGcgtgcaggcaggggagaggcaaagagggagagagagagaatcccaagcagctcagagcccaaggggcttgatctccagaacctgtgaaattatgacctgagctgaaatcaagggacacttaaccgactgagccatccaggcgagTGACCcagtttttaagtaatctctacacccaacgtggggcttgaactcataaccctgagatgaagagttgcatgttccactgactgagccagccagacacgcccttttttcctaatattatttaacatatagttGGCTCTTGAACAACAAATAGGTTTGACCTGGgcgggtccacttatatgtggattttttagagtaaagtactataaatgtatttttctcttccttatgattttcttatgacgttttcttttctctagcttactttattgtaagaatacaatacagtatataatacatataacatacaaaatatgtgttaatcgactttatgttatctgtaaggctttcttctggtcaacagtaggctattagcattAAGTGTTTGAGGAGTCAGAAGTTTTATGTGGATTTTCCATTACACCTGGGGTCAGTGCCCCTGATGCCCTCATTGTTCAAGTGCCAACTGTATACATTTCCATGTTTTGATACTGTTTGTCTACTTCTTCgtttagaaatgtttttcacTGTGTTAATACCTTattgttctattgttttaagaAGCAGTTTTTAACTGTAAGAAGAGTGGTGCTGAGGTATAACGTTGAGAAAAGCGAGACACAGAaaagtacatactgtatgattccatttatgtgacattgaaaaaaaataggacCAATCTTTGATGGTAGAAATCAGAataatggtggggcgcctgggtggctcagttgtttgagcatccgacttcggctcacgtgttgatctcacggtttgtgggttcgagccccacgttgggctctgtgctgacagctcagagcctgcagcctacttcggattctgtgtctccttctctctctgcccctcccctgcttgcactgtttcactctgtctctcaaaaataaataaatgtaaaaaatagaaatataattaaaaaaagaaatcagaataatggttatttttttgATACTTTTCATTGGACCTGATTTAATATGAGGAATTTGTCCTCCTTTGTACTTTTGGTTTTGCCTTTCTTTACACATTGAGATGCTGGTGGGCTGAAAGATTTGAGCACTTTGGAGTGATCTCATTGCTGGGACTATAATCAGTCTACGTTTCAGTGGAGTTGTAGTGGAGTTTCAGTGGAGTTTCAATGGAGTATATGTGTTATattgttgttgattttgttgttttgcttgtCTGCTCATTTTTTAGTGCTGAAGCTTCCCCTGCTGAATGTTGCCAGCATGCCAAGATTTTGGAAGATACACAGTTTGTTGATGGATATAAGCAATTAGGATTTCAGGAGACTGCTTATGGAGAATTCTTGAGTCGATTAAGGGAAAATCCTCGTCTTATTGCCTCCTCTTTGGTTGCTGGGGAGAAACTTAATCAGGAGAACACACAAAGTGTTATTTACACAGTTTTTACCTCCCTCTATGGCAACTGCATTATGCAAGAAGATGAAAGCTACCTCCTTCAGGTTTTGAGATACTTGATTGAATTTGAACTTAAAGAAAGTGACAACCCCAGGCGACTTTTGAGGAGAGGAACTTGTGCCTTCAGCatcttatttaaacttttttctgaAGGACTGTTTTCTGCCAAACTTTTTCTCACAGCTACTTTACATGAGCCAATCATGCAACTACTTGTTGAAGATGAAGATCACCTGGAAACAGATCCGAACAAGCTAATCGAGAGGTTCTCCCCATCTCAACAGGAAAAACTCTTTGGAGAGAAAGGCTCAGATAGATTCAGGCAAAAGGTTCAAGAGATGGTGGATTCCAATGAAGCCAAACTGGTGGCTTTGGTGAACAAATTCATTGGTTATCTCAAACAGAACACATACTGCTTTCCACATAGTTTGAGGTGGATTGTGTCACAGATGTACAAAACCCTCTCCTGTGTAGATAGACTGGAAGTCGGGGAAGTCAGGGCAATGTGTACTGATCTCCTTTTGGCCTGCTTCATCTGTCCTGCAGTTGTCAATCCAGAACAGTATGGAATAATTTCTGATGCTCCTATTAATGAGGTGGCAAGATTTAATCTGATGCAGGTATGCTTTTGCTATTATTAGTGTGGCATTcagttgaaaatcatttgattcGGTAGATGGGAATAGAAAATACGatgataatatttatatattcttaccATTCCTTTGCCTCAAACTGccttaaatgttttcttcttaagaaaTGGAAGCAGTTATTATATtgggatttaaaaatattgtcaaatattttagtcataaaatattttgtgttagTTTTTAAATAGAGTCCTCAGATTTGAATGTATAGTTGGTTAGATTGTCTAGAACAGGGCCACCGTCCCTTTCCCATGATTTCAAAACCTAGCATGATTGAAAATCtttatacatcattttttttttttttttaatgtttatttttgagacagagagagacagagcatgaacgggggagggtcagagagagagggagacagaatctgaaacaggctccaggctctgagcagtcagagcccttcgtggggcttgaactcacagaccgcgagatcgtgacctgagccgaagtcggacgcttaaccgactgagccacccaggcgcccctatacatcaTTTTCTATACATTGTTTAGTAGCAAAACTTAACTTGAACTCACATGAGGCTGTTTATCATCGTTATTCCATTTGCTGCTAATGAATATTCCTGTTTTGCTACAGAAATGTTAATACATTTGATTACAGAATGCCACCCTTGATACTGGCTGTGTTACATCTATGCACTGATCAGCCtttcaaaaattacaaattttgaaATCTGAAACTCTTCAGGACCTAAGAGTTTTAGAAGAGGAGTTCTGTGTGTGTATTAGCATTccttacccgcccccccccccccgccaatcaTCTGAACTACTGAaatcatgttatttcttttttctttaattttttttttaacgtttatttatttttgagacagagagagacagagcatgaacgggggaggggcagcgagagagggagacacagaatcggaagcaggctccaggctctgagctgtcagcacagagcccgacgcgaggctcgaactcacggaccgtgagatcgtgacctgagctgaagtcggatgcttaaccgactgagccacccaggcgcccctgaaatcatGTTATTTCTTAAGAGAATCTTTTAATCATATCCTATCCCACAGAAATACTGTGAAGAAGAGACTGAGTTTATTTGGAATAGATTATATCtttggatgattttatttttaaacgaTAAGCTTTTTTTTCATGGTTCTATTATATTGGTATGTTTAGCAATTAACTATAAAgaatccccaaaataaaattaaaatttttttattatctgtgAAACACTAAATTTATTCTAAGATAGTGTagttgtagtttttatttttgttgttccaATAAAGATTGAGtcacttattttcaaaatgagcAAAAAGGGGAATTGTCCCAGATATTAAGATAATGCTATATGATATTAGTTTTCTCCAAAGTGTCTTTAAAGAGAGTAGATTAACAGTTCTCTCTTACCAGTAAGAAACTTGCTCTGTGAATTAATATTTACCTTCCAAGCAGCTATGTTCTGTAGGatttttaaatctagaaaaaaaaaaatcctaccttgAGTATTTTATGAACTATATAAGGGAAAAGTACTTCATATTAACTTGAAGTAGTTTGAATTTTTgcaaatgaattttaagatttctaaATGTATGAAAAGTATAATATCAGAAACAAAggtgttgcatttttatttcatattgtcAGTATAATGTATAAAGcaaaattttctgtttattgtcCATAACTCTTAATCTAAATATAGTAAAAGCTGATGTAGAGAAGATACACGTTTTATTTGGGACCCTCTTTTGCATGCTTGGTCAGATTGTGTACTATGAAACAGATGTTTAGACTAGAATGGAAGTGCTTTCATAGAGAAGAATCTGTAAGTATCTATAGCCTGTGTCTCCCTGCTACTGCTTTGGGTTGCAGGTTGGCCGCCTTTTGCAGCAATTGGCAATGACTGGCTCTGAAGAGGGAGACCCCCGGACAAAGAGCAGCCTTGGAAAATTTGACAAAGTAAGAATGAATACTGTCTCGTGTGAAATACTATTTATAGACAATTTTGCCATAGTATTAGTGAACTTAACTACTGTCTTTATTGTCTTTCGGTGgtgtataaattaaatattcatttcagtTACCCTTGGTATAGCCATAGAAGGATACAATATTGGATCGgcagcattcatttttttcattttagagagagagagcgtgtgcatgtgtgagcgggagagagaggtgggaaggagggtggggaagggagggaatggaatctcaagcaagctccacgctcagggAGGAGCCCGATGCacggctcaattccatgaccctgggatcatgacctgagctgaaatcaagagttggacactcaactgactgagccacccaggcaccctggatgaGCAATATTTAAAGGAAgatgtcatggggcacctgggtagctcatgctgagcgtggagcctgcttgagattctctccttctctccctctgcccctctctcctgctcttgtgtatgtgcacacacactctctctttctctctctaaaatacaaaaagtttaaaaatgatgATGTCACTAGAGATTACTTATTCTCAATTAATGAAGTGTTGAGGAGATGCCATAAGAGAGCCAAAgagctattattttaaaaagtttaaggcatctggctggcttagtgggtagagcatgtaactcaatctcagggttgtgagttcaagccccatgttgggtgtagagattactttaaaaaaattgaaaatgtttaagtaaataaatagttttattttttaaaaagtcactaaagttgggtgcctgggtggctcaattggttaagcatctgactttgactcaggtcataatctcacagttcgtgagttagagccccatattGGATTCTCTGCTATCAGTGgagggcccactttggatcctctgtccccttctctctctctgcccttcccctgctcacgttctctcgcaaaaataaaaactaaaacatttttttaataagttactAAAGCAAACAAGAGATAATTGTATAAAGTGTATTTCATAAGTATGTTTTATGGCATTGTTCACTTtaattaaattagattttaattaATCATAGTCAAGTAGGCTATACATTCTACTTTGtttaaaattcaggggcgcctgggtggtgcagtcggttaagcgtccgacttcagccaggtcacgatctcacggtccgtgagttcgagccctgcgtcaggctctgggctgatggctcagagcctggagcctgttcccgattctgtgtctccctctctctctgcccctcccccattcatgctctgtctctctctgtcccaaaaataaataaacgttgaaaaaaaaaaaaaacttaaaaaaaaaattcagaggttATATAGTTAAATTCTCCTTCCACCTCTGATTTCTAGCCTTTATTTCCTCCCCaagattcttcttctttttttcttttttaatgtttatttatttattttgagagagaaggagaaagcacgtgcatgtgtgtagtaggggcagagggagaggagagagaggatcccaagcaggctccatgctgccagtgcagagctggatgcggggctcagtctcatgaacttgtgagatcatgacctgagccagaatcaagactcggatgcctaaccaactgagccgagccacccaggcacccttcctccCCAAAAGGTTCTTGATGTTCtcagtcttttatgttttcttcaagagGTCTATATGTAAACAAGCAAACTCTTACATATATTTTCCTAGTCACCCCATCCCTCCCTTTTCACAAATGGTGGTGTAGTGTGCACTGTTCTGTGTCATGTTTGTTTCACTTACCAGAATTTTGTGTAGACAATTCTATATTAATTCATGAAGAGTTTAATTTGTTTCAATGTTGGgtttaatataattttcaagaATAACTTTTTGCATGCTTGTCCCCCTTGATTAGACATTTTGTTCCCTTATTTTAAAGGGGAAAtatttcactttgattttttcCCTGTTTAACAGAGCTGTGTTGCTGCTTTCCTTGATGTTGTGATTGGGGGCCGTGCAGTGGAGACCCCTCCAATGTCCT
It contains:
- the GAPVD1 gene encoding GTPase-activating protein and VPS9 domain-containing protein 1 isoform X8 → MVKLDIHTLAHHLKQERLYVNSEKQLIQRLNADVLKTAEKLYRTAWIAKQQRINLDRLIITSAEASPAECCQHAKILEDTQFVDGYKQLGFQETAYGEFLSRLRENPRLIASSLVAGEKLNQENTQSVIYTVFTSLYGNCIMQEDESYLLQVLRYLIEFELKESDNPRRLLRRGTCAFSILFKLFSEGLFSAKLFLTATLHEPIMQLLVEDEDHLETDPNKLIERFSPSQQEKLFGEKGSDRFRQKVQEMVDSNEAKLVALVNKFIGYLKQNTYCFPHSLRWIVSQMYKTLSCVDRLEVGEVRAMCTDLLLACFICPAVVNPEQYGIISDAPINEVARFNLMQVGRLLQQLAMTGSEEGDPRTKSSLGKFDKSCVAAFLDVVIGGRAVETPPMSSVNLLEGLSRTVVYITYSQLITLVNFMKSVMSGDQLREDRMALDNLLANLPQAKPGKSSSLEMTPYNTPQLSPATTPANKKNRLPIATRSRSRTNVLMDLHMDHEGSSQETIQEVQPEEVLVISLGTGPQLTPGMMSENEVLNMQLSDGGQGDVPVDENKLHGKPDKTLRFSLCSDNLEGISEGPSNRSNSVSSLDLEGESVSELGAGPSGSNGVEALQLLEHEQATTQDNLDDKLRKFEIRDMMGLTDDRDISETVSETWSTDVLGSDFDPNIDEDRLQEIAEAPDLKQEERLQELESCSGLGSTSDDTDVREA
- the GAPVD1 gene encoding GTPase-activating protein and VPS9 domain-containing protein 1 isoform X7 yields the protein MVKLDIHTLAHHLKQERLYVNSEKQLIQRLNADVLKTAEKLYRTAWIAKQQRINLDRLIITSAEASPAECCQHAKILEDTQFVDGYKQLGFQETAYGEFLSRLRENPRLIASSLVAGEKLNQENTQSVIYTVFTSLYGNCIMQEDESYLLQVLRYLIEFELKESDNPRRLLRRGTCAFSILFKLFSEGLFSAKLFLTATLHEPIMQLLVEDEDHLETDPNKLIERFSPSQQEKLFGEKGSDRFRQKVQEMVDSNEAKLVALVNKFIGYLKQNTYCFPHSLRWIVSQMYKTLSCVDRLEVGEVRAMCTDLLLACFICPAVVNPEQYGIISDAPINEVARFNLMQVGRLLQQLAMTGSEEGDPRTKSSLGKFDKSCVAAFLDVVIGGRAVETPPMSSVNLLEGLSRTVVYITYSQLITLVNFMKSVMSGDQLREDRMALDNLLANLPQAKPGKSSSLEMTPYNTPQLSPATTPANKKNRLPIATRSRSRTNVLMDLHMDHEGSSQETIQEVQPEEVLVISLGTGPQLTPGMMSENEVLNMQLSDGGQGDVPVDENKLHGKPDKTLRFSLCSDNLEGISEGPSNRSNSVSSLDLEGESVSELGAGPSGSNGVEALQLLEHEQATTQDNLDDKLRKFEIRDMMGLTDDRDISETVSETWSTDVLGSDFDPNIDEDRLQEIAGAAAENMLGSLLCLPGSGSVLLDPCTGSTISETTSEAWSVEVLPSDSEAPDLKQEERLQELESCSGLGSTSDDTDVREA